In the Scylla paramamosain isolate STU-SP2022 chromosome 14, ASM3559412v1, whole genome shotgun sequence genome, one interval contains:
- the LOC135106918 gene encoding uncharacterized protein LOC135106918 isoform X8, whose translation MWRGHSFHRHGCSWTPHTAAARPVVLRVWRCKATRSAGLSTCSGGHEDSGDLQDRNNNNNNCKNNKNITMTSEDLLQPGHVVKERWKVVRKIGGGGFGEIYEGQDLVTREQVALKLESAKQPKQVLKMEVAVLKKLQGREHVCRFIGCGRNERFNYVVMQLQAKNLAELRRAQPRGAFSLSTALRLGHQILRAIEAIHEVGFLHRDIKPSNFSMGRLPHNCRKTYMLDFGLARQYTNANGEVRTPRAAAGFRGTVRYASMNAHKNKEMGRHDDLWSLFYMVVEFVNGQLPWRKIKDKEQVGLMKEKYDHRLLIKHLPSDFKQFLEHIQNLDYHDKPDYAMLSGLFERCMKRRGIKESDPFDWEKTPTDNSLGTTTTTTHAVITKPQHADSRLAYGGGMTDNMLDDNVLGSVDNQENVEAHHEREHDPRRRRRRDTVLHQPQPNINQQQVEAKERVLNDNNVNANIIANNEKDTNEVEMSPKKRKVEEFNCEKEGEGGGEKEKEGRLECSTDWDGDAVMASRQGHTTPRGAGGDDNKNRKPLAVLRLSSVDTAADDVDMNVEPASKRDDQYSVHDASYVSFQEGGRLARMEPNTGGVSPGGSTPPTEGEFHPHARDHTPHRRTHHKRFHPVQRAKYLGHRDLSITQFALADDDNVSQPVTKGGGGGLTLASQWKSQFDDSEETDNELKADNLQSPEHKQRITLVSPSSRGPDDTTITPVQDAGNTEKSRRAGAELSRISEDDRHRSSDHHTHTQVPDVTIVGGSVAGSHGVEELRALTKASGGIEEVDDCLPPEGQEGVVHVELGNQIGLPRAWSNPQLSSHIRPGLEPPLVHTTTVTDAVYEVDVARGICVKSSREGSPLTPERRQSMPDIGICENEEGETDAVVGGKIEFRVLDKDKKLSHPTRQTTIVASQIRVSRQELSAVVPAPPAFTADSETTTPPPPPPPPPLPSMLDLPAGTTHKSTSLQSSPLTHPEERSIYYDAPPPDDSSHQASHRAKSSSPRKDQDEDGHKSIESSEGTVKDKSDIRSSKKDESRRRLGVVALPVVMEDHKDRDVESTRYESATNAPDTSRYETAAHDQTVVQESSRYETVMGGPLPESSRYETVMGTRETEGRTRQDTICEEEKSLLSERRKSLEYLLEEKQDGDDSRKISVINLNDLSAAFQASTMINRSRTVTPSVSPRGTPPHSESGGRRSRSSRHRRSCEDLLEEGSEESSKTNTPRPTDLLARSSMSPDRQRSNGVRKSPGSQDDSSQKSRIPVPMWARSAKEGEPEGGLITSSGGRSPRYSESDRAEAVRRISVALAEKVASPGNEEDSVSTRSGVSEHRSARERGSVASAVNDYQRSGSNEDHSEDLADLTPALRRRRQGVDKYVTDEAQLNLRFQRRRTRPMSDVTPPPPTILQSRNRQSNRQRVSMIEAGTGGRYFDTGRGVPSYLLKPQHEDSSESESSHPRKPRPPSSEPPSAARDVAARIRRYRPLSADSGENFRRQHPQRTVSPD comes from the exons GTTCGGAAGATCGGTGGCGGCGGTTTTGGGGAGATCTACGAGGGGCAGGATCTGGTGACTCGCGAGCAGGTTGCCCTCAAGCTGGAGTCCGCCAAGCAGCCCAAGCAGGTCCTCAAAATGGAGGTGGCAGTACTCAAAAAGCTTCAAG GTCGCGAGCACGTGTGTCGCTTCATCGGTTGTGGCCGAAACGAGCGCTTCAACTATGTGGTGATGCAGCTTCAGGCCAAGAACCTCGCCGAGCTGCGCCGCGCCCAGCCCCGAGGAGCCTTCAGTCTTTCCACTGCGCTGCGCCTTGGCCACCAGATCCTTCGTGCCATAGAGGCCATCCACGAGGTCGGCTTCCTGCACAGAGACATCAAGccg TCCAACTTCAGCATGGGTCGCCTGCCTCACAACTGTAGAAAAACTTACATGCTGGACTTTGGACTTGCCCGCCAGTACACCAATGCAAATGGAGAGGTGCGGACACCCAGGGCTGCAGCTGGGTTCAGAG GAACAGTAAGATACGCCTCTATGAATGCCCACAAAAACAAGGAGATGGGCCGCCACGATGACCTGTGGTCCCTCTTCTACATGGTTGTTGAGTTTGTGAATGGTCAGCTGCcatggaggaagataaaggacaAAGAACAG GTTGGTCTGATGAAGGAGAAGTATGACCACCGCCTCCTCATCAAACACTTGCCATCAGACTTCAAGCAATTCCTTGAACACATCCAAAATTTGGACTACCATGACAAACCTGACTATGCC ATGCTGTCGGGACTGTTTGAGCGCTGCATGAAGAGGCGGGGCATCAAGGAATCAGACCCCTTTGACTGGGAGAAGACCCCCACAGACAACTCCCTTGGaaccacgactaccaccactcATGCTGTCATCACCAAGCCACAGCATGCTGACAG CCGCCTGGCATATGGCGGTGGCATGACAGACAACATGCTGGATGACAATGTGCTGGGCTCTGTTGACAATCAAGAGAACGTTGAGGCACACCATGAGCGGGAGCATGatccacgccgccgccgccgccgtgacACTGTCCTTCACCAGCCTCAGCCTAACATTAACCAG CAACAGGTGGAGGCTAAGGAGCGGGTGCTGAACGATAACAACGTCAATGCCAACATCATCGCCAACAATGAGAAGGACACCAACGAGGTGGAGATGTCCCCCAAGAAGAGAAAG GTTGAAGAGTTTAActgtgagaaggaaggagaagggggaggagagaaggagaaggagggacggCTAGAGTGTTCCACCGACTGGGACGGGGATGCAGTCATGGCGTCCAGGCAAGGCCACACGACCCCCAG GGGagctggtggtgatgacaacaagaacaggaagccaTTGGCCGTCTTGCGTCTTTCCTCGGTGGACACAGCCGCTGATGACGTGGACATGAATGTTGAACCTGCCAGTAAGAGAGATGATCAG TATTCGGTGCATGATGCCAGCTACGTAAGCTTCCAAGAGGGTGGACGGCTGGCCCGCATGGAGCCCAACACAGGTGGAGTGTCTCCTGGGGGCTCCACACCACCCACTGAAGGAGAGTTCCATCCCCATGCCCGCGaccacacaccacaccgccGAACTCATCACAAGAG GTTCCATCCAGTGCAGCGGGCCAAGTACCTGGGGCACCGAGACCTCTCCATCACTCAGTTTGCTCTGGCTGATGATGACAACGTGTCCCAGCCAGTGacaaagggtggtggtggtggcctaaCCCTTGCCTCTCAGTGGAAGTCTCAGTTTGATGACTCAGAGGAGACAGACAATGAGCTCAAGGCTGACAACCTGCAGAGTCCCGAACACAAGCAGAGAATTACA CTTGTGTCGCCATCATCACGGGGGCCTGACGATACCACCATCACACCTGTGCAGGATGCTGGAAACACTGAGAAGTCCCGAAGGGCTGGGGCAGAGCTATCCAGGATTAGCGAGGATGACCGCCACCGCTCATCtgaccaccacacccacacacag GTGCCTGATGTTACAATAGTAGGTGGCAGTGTTGCTGGAAGCCACGGTGTGGAAGAGTTGCGTGCTTTGACCAAGGCATCAGGGGGCATTGAGGAGGTGGATGACTGCCTGCCACCGGAGGGACAGGAAGGAGTGGTACATGTCGAACTTGGTAATCAGATTGGCCTACCACGTGCCTGGTCCAATCCTCAACTGTCCAGTCACATTCGGCCAGGCCTGGAGCCCCCTCTGGTACACACCACCACTGTTACTGATGCTGTCTATGAAGTTGATGTTGCTCGGGGCATCTGTGTAAAGTCTTCTCGGGAAGGCTCTCCTCTCACACCAGAGCGGCGTCAGAGTATGCCTGACATTGG CATAtgtgaaaatgaagaaggagaaacagatgCTGTCGTTGGTGGCAAAATAGAATTCCGTGTTCTTGACAAGGACAAGAAGTTGTCTCATCCCACACGTCAGACAACCATTGTCGCCAGCCAGATCCGAGTATCACGCCAGGAGCTGTCAGCGGTGGTGCCAGCTCCTCCTGCTTTCACTGCAGATTCAGAAACTActacacctcctccacctccacctccaccacctctgccCTCCATGTTAGACCTGCCTGCTGGAACTACACATAAATCAACTTCCCTCCAGTCCAGCCCACTAACCCATCCAGAGGAACGCTCTATTTATTACGATGCCCCACCCCCCGATGACTCCTCTCATCAAGCCAGTCATAGAGCCAAGAGCAGTTCTCCCAGGAAAGACCAAGATGAAGATGGGCACAAAAGTATTGAATCTTCTGAAGGTACAGTAAAAGATAAGAGTGATATTCGTAGCAGTAAGAAGGATGAATCTAGGAGAAGACTTGGTGTTGTAGCCCTGCCGGTGGTTATGGAAGACCACAAAGACCGAGATGTTGAGTCCACACGGTATGAGTCTGCAACCAATGCTCCTGATACCAGTCGATATGAAACAGCAGCTCATGATCAGACTGTTGTGCAAGAGAGTTCCCGTTATGAGACTGTAATGGGTGGGCCACTCCCAGAGTCCTCCCGATATGAGACGGTCATGGGCACAcgagagactgaaggaagaacGAGGCAAGACACCATCTGTGAAGAAGAGAAATCACTTTTATCAGAACGAAGAAAATCACTAGAGTATCTATTAGAAGAGAAGCAAGATGGAGATGATTCAAGAAAAATATCTGTTATTAACCTGAATGACTTATCTGCTGCCTTTCAAGCCTCCACAATGATAAATCGATCCAGAACTGTGACACCGTCAGTCTCGCCACGGGGAACACCACCCCACAGTGAGAGTGGTGGGCGTCGCAGTCGGTCATCCCGCCACCGCCGCTCCTGTGAGGATCTcttagaggaaggaagtgaggagtcTTCCAAAACCAACACACCACGTCCAACAGATCTGTTAGCACGGTCTTCCATGTCACCGGACCGACAGCGAAGCAATGGTGTGAGGAAGTCCCCAGGTAGTCAGGATGACTCCTCTCAGAAAAGTCGCATTCCTGTGCCTATGTGGGCTCGCTCTGCCAAGGAGGGTGAGCCAGAGGGAGGCCTTATCACATCATCTGGGGGAAGAAGTCCACGCTATTCTGAGTCTGATCGTGCTGAAGCTGTTCGTAGAATCTCAGTTGCCTTGGCAGAAAAGGTGGCTTCTCCAGGTAATGAGGAAGACTCAGTCAGCACAAGAAGTGGTGTGTCAGAGCACCGGTCAGCCCGAGAGCGTGGATCAGTAGCGTCAGCGGTCAATGATTATCAACGATCAGGCAGCAATGAGGACCACAGTGAGGACCTGGCTGACCTGACCCCTGCCCTGCGTAGGAGACGTCAGGGTGTAGACAAATATGTAACAGATGAAGCCCAGCTCAACCTTCGCTTCCAGCGCCGCCGCACCCGCCCCATGTCAGAtgtcactccaccaccaccgaccaTACTGCAGTCTAGAAACCGTCAAAG CAACAGACAACGAGTGTCCATGATAGAAGCAGGAACAGGTGGTCGATATTTTGACACCGGGAGAGGTGTGCCCTCCTACCTCCTCAAGCCCCAGCATGAAGACTCCAGTGAGTCCGAGAGTTCACATCCACGAAAGCCACGTCCTCCTTCGTCAGAGCCTCCCTCAGCAGCCAGAGATGTTGCTGCCAG
- the LOC135106918 gene encoding uncharacterized protein LOC135106918 isoform X5, with amino-acid sequence MKWSAGLSTCSGGHEDSGDLQDRNNNNNNCKNNKNITMTSEDLLQPGHVVKERWKVVRKIGGGGFGEIYEGQDLVTREQVALKLESAKQPKQVLKMEVAVLKKLQGREHVCRFIGCGRNERFNYVVMQLQAKNLAELRRAQPRGAFSLSTALRLGHQILRAIEAIHEVGFLHRDIKPSNFSMGRLPHNCRKTYMLDFGLARQYTNANGEVRTPRAAAGFRGTVRYASMNAHKNKEMGRHDDLWSLFYMVVEFVNGQLPWRKIKDKEQVGLMKEKYDHRLLIKHLPSDFKQFLEHIQNLDYHDKPDYAMLSGLFERCMKRRGIKESDPFDWEKTPTDNSLGTTTTTTHAVITKPQHADSRLAYGGGMTDNMLDDNVLGSVDNQENVEAHHEREHDPRRRRRRDTVLHQPQPNINQQQVEAKERVLNDNNVNANIIANNEKDTNEVEMSPKKRKVEEFNCEKEGEGGGEKEKEGRLECSTDWDGDAVMASRQGHTTPRGAGGDDNKNRKPLAVLRLSSVDTAADDVDMNVEPASKRDDQYSVHDASYVSFQEGGRLARMEPNTGGVSPGGSTPPTEGEFHPHARDHTPHRRTHHKRSLSFARFHPVQRAKYLGHRDLSITQFALADDDNVSQPVTKGGGGGLTLASQWKSQFDDSEETDNELKADNLQSPEHKQRITLVSPSSRGPDDTTITPVQDAGNTEKSRRAGAELSRISEDDRHRSSDHHTHTQVPDVTIVGGSVAGSHGVEELRALTKASGGIEEVDDCLPPEGQEGVVHVELGNQIGLPRAWSNPQLSSHIRPGLEPPLVHTTTVTDAVYEVDVARGICVKSSREGSPLTPERRQSMPDIGICENEEGETDAVVGGKIEFRVLDKDKKLSHPTRQTTIVASQIRVSRQELSAVVPAPPAFTADSETTTPPPPPPPPPLPSMLDLPAGTTHKSTSLQSSPLTHPEERSIYYDAPPPDDSSHQASHRAKSSSPRKDQDEDGHKSIESSEGTVKDKSDIRSSKKDESRRRLGVVALPVVMEDHKDRDVESTRYESATNAPDTSRYETAAHDQTVVQESSRYETVMGGPLPESSRYETVMGTRETEGRTRQDTICEEEKSLLSERRKSLEYLLEEKQDGDDSRKISVINLNDLSAAFQASTMINRSRTVTPSVSPRGTPPHSESGGRRSRSSRHRRSCEDLLEEGSEESSKTNTPRPTDLLARSSMSPDRQRSNGVRKSPGSQDDSSQKSRIPVPMWARSAKEGEPEGGLITSSGGRSPRYSESDRAEAVRRISVALAEKVASPGNEEDSVSTRSGVSEHRSARERGSVASAVNDYQRSGSNEDHSEDLADLTPALRRRRQGVDKYVTDEAQLNLRFQRRRTRPMSDVTPPPPTILQSRNRQSNRQRVSMIEAGTGGRYFDTGRGVPSYLLKPQHEDSSESESSHPRKPRPPSSEPPSAARDVAARSLPPSPRRAMMRIRRYRPLSADSGENFRRQHPQRTVSPD; translated from the exons GTTCGGAAGATCGGTGGCGGCGGTTTTGGGGAGATCTACGAGGGGCAGGATCTGGTGACTCGCGAGCAGGTTGCCCTCAAGCTGGAGTCCGCCAAGCAGCCCAAGCAGGTCCTCAAAATGGAGGTGGCAGTACTCAAAAAGCTTCAAG GTCGCGAGCACGTGTGTCGCTTCATCGGTTGTGGCCGAAACGAGCGCTTCAACTATGTGGTGATGCAGCTTCAGGCCAAGAACCTCGCCGAGCTGCGCCGCGCCCAGCCCCGAGGAGCCTTCAGTCTTTCCACTGCGCTGCGCCTTGGCCACCAGATCCTTCGTGCCATAGAGGCCATCCACGAGGTCGGCTTCCTGCACAGAGACATCAAGccg TCCAACTTCAGCATGGGTCGCCTGCCTCACAACTGTAGAAAAACTTACATGCTGGACTTTGGACTTGCCCGCCAGTACACCAATGCAAATGGAGAGGTGCGGACACCCAGGGCTGCAGCTGGGTTCAGAG GAACAGTAAGATACGCCTCTATGAATGCCCACAAAAACAAGGAGATGGGCCGCCACGATGACCTGTGGTCCCTCTTCTACATGGTTGTTGAGTTTGTGAATGGTCAGCTGCcatggaggaagataaaggacaAAGAACAG GTTGGTCTGATGAAGGAGAAGTATGACCACCGCCTCCTCATCAAACACTTGCCATCAGACTTCAAGCAATTCCTTGAACACATCCAAAATTTGGACTACCATGACAAACCTGACTATGCC ATGCTGTCGGGACTGTTTGAGCGCTGCATGAAGAGGCGGGGCATCAAGGAATCAGACCCCTTTGACTGGGAGAAGACCCCCACAGACAACTCCCTTGGaaccacgactaccaccactcATGCTGTCATCACCAAGCCACAGCATGCTGACAG CCGCCTGGCATATGGCGGTGGCATGACAGACAACATGCTGGATGACAATGTGCTGGGCTCTGTTGACAATCAAGAGAACGTTGAGGCACACCATGAGCGGGAGCATGatccacgccgccgccgccgccgtgacACTGTCCTTCACCAGCCTCAGCCTAACATTAACCAG CAACAGGTGGAGGCTAAGGAGCGGGTGCTGAACGATAACAACGTCAATGCCAACATCATCGCCAACAATGAGAAGGACACCAACGAGGTGGAGATGTCCCCCAAGAAGAGAAAG GTTGAAGAGTTTAActgtgagaaggaaggagaagggggaggagagaaggagaaggagggacggCTAGAGTGTTCCACCGACTGGGACGGGGATGCAGTCATGGCGTCCAGGCAAGGCCACACGACCCCCAG GGGagctggtggtgatgacaacaagaacaggaagccaTTGGCCGTCTTGCGTCTTTCCTCGGTGGACACAGCCGCTGATGACGTGGACATGAATGTTGAACCTGCCAGTAAGAGAGATGATCAG TATTCGGTGCATGATGCCAGCTACGTAAGCTTCCAAGAGGGTGGACGGCTGGCCCGCATGGAGCCCAACACAGGTGGAGTGTCTCCTGGGGGCTCCACACCACCCACTGAAGGAGAGTTCCATCCCCATGCCCGCGaccacacaccacaccgccGAACTCATCACAAGAG GAGTCTCAGCTTTGCCAG GTTCCATCCAGTGCAGCGGGCCAAGTACCTGGGGCACCGAGACCTCTCCATCACTCAGTTTGCTCTGGCTGATGATGACAACGTGTCCCAGCCAGTGacaaagggtggtggtggtggcctaaCCCTTGCCTCTCAGTGGAAGTCTCAGTTTGATGACTCAGAGGAGACAGACAATGAGCTCAAGGCTGACAACCTGCAGAGTCCCGAACACAAGCAGAGAATTACA CTTGTGTCGCCATCATCACGGGGGCCTGACGATACCACCATCACACCTGTGCAGGATGCTGGAAACACTGAGAAGTCCCGAAGGGCTGGGGCAGAGCTATCCAGGATTAGCGAGGATGACCGCCACCGCTCATCtgaccaccacacccacacacag GTGCCTGATGTTACAATAGTAGGTGGCAGTGTTGCTGGAAGCCACGGTGTGGAAGAGTTGCGTGCTTTGACCAAGGCATCAGGGGGCATTGAGGAGGTGGATGACTGCCTGCCACCGGAGGGACAGGAAGGAGTGGTACATGTCGAACTTGGTAATCAGATTGGCCTACCACGTGCCTGGTCCAATCCTCAACTGTCCAGTCACATTCGGCCAGGCCTGGAGCCCCCTCTGGTACACACCACCACTGTTACTGATGCTGTCTATGAAGTTGATGTTGCTCGGGGCATCTGTGTAAAGTCTTCTCGGGAAGGCTCTCCTCTCACACCAGAGCGGCGTCAGAGTATGCCTGACATTGG CATAtgtgaaaatgaagaaggagaaacagatgCTGTCGTTGGTGGCAAAATAGAATTCCGTGTTCTTGACAAGGACAAGAAGTTGTCTCATCCCACACGTCAGACAACCATTGTCGCCAGCCAGATCCGAGTATCACGCCAGGAGCTGTCAGCGGTGGTGCCAGCTCCTCCTGCTTTCACTGCAGATTCAGAAACTActacacctcctccacctccacctccaccacctctgccCTCCATGTTAGACCTGCCTGCTGGAACTACACATAAATCAACTTCCCTCCAGTCCAGCCCACTAACCCATCCAGAGGAACGCTCTATTTATTACGATGCCCCACCCCCCGATGACTCCTCTCATCAAGCCAGTCATAGAGCCAAGAGCAGTTCTCCCAGGAAAGACCAAGATGAAGATGGGCACAAAAGTATTGAATCTTCTGAAGGTACAGTAAAAGATAAGAGTGATATTCGTAGCAGTAAGAAGGATGAATCTAGGAGAAGACTTGGTGTTGTAGCCCTGCCGGTGGTTATGGAAGACCACAAAGACCGAGATGTTGAGTCCACACGGTATGAGTCTGCAACCAATGCTCCTGATACCAGTCGATATGAAACAGCAGCTCATGATCAGACTGTTGTGCAAGAGAGTTCCCGTTATGAGACTGTAATGGGTGGGCCACTCCCAGAGTCCTCCCGATATGAGACGGTCATGGGCACAcgagagactgaaggaagaacGAGGCAAGACACCATCTGTGAAGAAGAGAAATCACTTTTATCAGAACGAAGAAAATCACTAGAGTATCTATTAGAAGAGAAGCAAGATGGAGATGATTCAAGAAAAATATCTGTTATTAACCTGAATGACTTATCTGCTGCCTTTCAAGCCTCCACAATGATAAATCGATCCAGAACTGTGACACCGTCAGTCTCGCCACGGGGAACACCACCCCACAGTGAGAGTGGTGGGCGTCGCAGTCGGTCATCCCGCCACCGCCGCTCCTGTGAGGATCTcttagaggaaggaagtgaggagtcTTCCAAAACCAACACACCACGTCCAACAGATCTGTTAGCACGGTCTTCCATGTCACCGGACCGACAGCGAAGCAATGGTGTGAGGAAGTCCCCAGGTAGTCAGGATGACTCCTCTCAGAAAAGTCGCATTCCTGTGCCTATGTGGGCTCGCTCTGCCAAGGAGGGTGAGCCAGAGGGAGGCCTTATCACATCATCTGGGGGAAGAAGTCCACGCTATTCTGAGTCTGATCGTGCTGAAGCTGTTCGTAGAATCTCAGTTGCCTTGGCAGAAAAGGTGGCTTCTCCAGGTAATGAGGAAGACTCAGTCAGCACAAGAAGTGGTGTGTCAGAGCACCGGTCAGCCCGAGAGCGTGGATCAGTAGCGTCAGCGGTCAATGATTATCAACGATCAGGCAGCAATGAGGACCACAGTGAGGACCTGGCTGACCTGACCCCTGCCCTGCGTAGGAGACGTCAGGGTGTAGACAAATATGTAACAGATGAAGCCCAGCTCAACCTTCGCTTCCAGCGCCGCCGCACCCGCCCCATGTCAGAtgtcactccaccaccaccgaccaTACTGCAGTCTAGAAACCGTCAAAG CAACAGACAACGAGTGTCCATGATAGAAGCAGGAACAGGTGGTCGATATTTTGACACCGGGAGAGGTGTGCCCTCCTACCTCCTCAAGCCCCAGCATGAAGACTCCAGTGAGTCCGAGAGTTCACATCCACGAAAGCCACGTCCTCCTTCGTCAGAGCCTCCCTCAGCAGCCAGAGATGTTGCTGCCAG